AATGGCTTCAGCGCCCTCAAATTTCACGAGTTCTCGTCCATTGCGGGATTCAACCCAGCTGATCCCGAAGTCGGAGACAAGAAAACGCACGAGGTGTTGATCACCGAGTTCGGCTACGAACGATGCGCCATGGCCGTCATGGCCTTGGCCGTCATCGCAGCCGTAGCAGGTGGCGACAATCCCTTGCTTTTGAAGACTTGAAGCAAGGGCATGAAGGCTCATGACCAAGTCTTGGACGACGGTGCGGTACTGATCGGCAAGGCGTAAAAACATCACGGGTTCAGGAAACCTTTAGGAACTCTAAAGGTTTTGAACGGGGGCTTTTGCTGAGCGCCTTCTGGTTGGGCGGCTTTCGGCTGAAGCGTTAGGGCATGTCTGCCAGGGTCCACCAGCCCGCCGCCGGTCCGATGAAGCGCACCACGATCCAAAACACCACCAGCCCCCCAATGCCGATCCAGGCTCCCCGGGTTGTGAGGGCAACAAATTGCTGGGATTGGCTGCGGGTTAACGGCAACCAAGCAACGATTCGCTCACTGTCCTTGGGGTCAGATTTGCGTTGCTTGGGAGGTAGTCCCTGGCTGTTGCGACGTCGAGCTTCTCCCATCGAGGCAGGCTGATTGGCAGATATCAAGACTAGAGAGGGTGTCAGTCCGGCAACAGCCGCTGGAGGGGAGACCAGGGTTCGAGGGCGCGCAGGACCTGCTTGCCCCAGCTCCGTGCACGGACCCTCCCATCCAAAATGGCTAGCCGTCCGCCGCTCTGCCTTAAGGGCGCGATCGCTGGAACCAGCTTTGCTAGCGCTTCCGGCAGAAGTAAGTCACGGAACCAATCCCTTCCAAGCTTTTTCAACGATTCCACCCGAGCAGCCGTGAGCGGATCTTCCAAGCTGGAGACAGGAAGCAGGGCAACGATGAGCTGATCCAGAGCCGGTAGCTGGTTCTGATGGTTCATCCACCACGACCAACTGCAGCAGATCACTCCGTTGGCTTCCGGTGCTGTGCCTTGATGAATCACTCTGCTGCCAAATTCTCCAGCGAGTTCGCTGGTGAGTTTTTGCCTTAGCCCTGGATCGTCCAGGAGAACCAGGGTCAGTCCGCGACGCCCAAGAATCAAGCGCCGACATTGATCGAGAAGATGCTCCGCATAGATCGCCGTATTCGGCAACGGTTGCCGTCTGGGGGCGAACAACTGCAGCGGTTCCGTGTGCATTCGATCGTGGAGTTGGATGTCCACCACGGCCCCTGACTCTGGCGTCCGTTCAGCGGTATGCCTGGGCCGCTCCAGGGATACACCATCCGTTTGCAGAAGAATCGAAGGGTGTTGTTCCAGCAGAGAACGAAGCGTTTGCAGCGGTTCTAGGGGTTGAAGCGTCCAAGTCCATTGCAGCAGGTTGTGGTCGAGATGCGCCCAGCTGGCCCATTGCGAACTCTGGAGCGTTAACAACTCAGTCCAGGGCTCTGGTGAAGACCCAAGCAAACCGATCAAGTCGCGCAGGCTCACCAATGCGCTGCTTGGCATGGGCAGCTCGCAACTGGATCGGCTGGAGGCGGCGAACAATTGGCGGCTGAGGCGCTCGTGGAGGTCGAGGAGTGCAGGACCCGCTGCTGGGTAGGCCTGACGCAACCGATCCCAATCCTGGGTTGCGATGGTGAGCCCCATCGCTTGGCGCAGGTGGTGCGCCAACGATTCCGCTTCAGGAATGATCAACTGATGCGAAGGTTTGAAGCCGCCTTGGCGGTGAACGTTGACCAGTTCGGCCGGAGAGAGCAGCCAGAGTTGTGGGCCGGGGGGAGCAGAGCTGCCACTCCAACAGGCAAGCCTTAGGCCACCCTGGCGAAGACGGGGCAGTTCCACTTGAAGGAAGCGTTGCCGTTGGCGTTCATCGAGCACCAGCACACAGTCTTCGGAATGCAGGCAAAGAGGAACGAGCAACCCCAGCCACCAGCGATCCCGCTCACCCGCAGATAACCGGATGCGGGTGCGATCTTGTCTGCGCAAGCTGCGACCGATCAGACGGCTAAGCGTCAGATGGTGCTCCCATGGCATCTCCTCGAGATGGAGAAGTTGCTTGAGCTGCTGATGGGCTTGGACTTCCAGCATCCAAGGAGCCTAAGCAGTGCCCTGAATGGGTTTGGTTCATGCGGATCGATCGATCAACATGGGTGAATGAGCGAAATCGATCCGATGGATCAGGGGCAAGCGGTGCAGCCGTGGTGGATCCAGCGCGTCGGCGTGGTGGGGATGGGCTTGATCGGTGGCTCGATCGCCCTTGACCTCAGCCAACAAGGGGTTGAGGTGCAAGGCCTGGTTCACCGTGAAGTCACCGCTGAACGGGCCCGCAGCAGAGGGCTTGCTCCACTGGTGAGCACGGATCCCAGCTGTCTTCAAGATTGCGACCTGGTGATCCTGGCCCTCCCCTTGGCCTTGTTGCTGGCACCGGAAGAGAGCCTGCTGAAGGCCCTCCCCGAGCAGGCGGTGGTCACTGATGTGGGCTCTGTGAAGGCAGAGGTCCTGGCGGTTTGGCGCGATCTTCATCCGCGCTTTGTGGGGAGTCATCCCATGGCGGGAACGGCTCAAGCGGGGGTTGATTCTGGTTTTCCAGGACTTTTTTGTGGCCGTCCTTGGGTGTCAACACCTGAGTCTGCGACGGATCCAGTGGCCCTTGAGCTGATCCACCAGTTGGCCTTGCGGCTCGGTAGTCATTGGCTGACAGCTGATGCGGCCCGTCATGACCAAGCCGTGGCGCTGATCTCCCATCTCCCCGTCATCGTGAGTGCTGCTTTATTGCGGGCGGTAGGAGAAGAACGGGATCCTGCTGTGCTGGATCTGGCGAGGACCTTGGCGTCGAGCGGTTTTGCCGATACGAGCCGA
This portion of the Synechococcus sp. ROS8604 genome encodes:
- a CDS encoding DUF1815 family protein, whose translation is MFLRLADQYRTVVQDLVMSLHALASSLQKQGIVATCYGCDDGQGHDGHGASFVAELGDQHLVRFLVSDFGISWVESRNGRELVKFEGAEAIQELQRIAITIQERATTGSTPETVSR
- a CDS encoding DUF2839 domain-containing protein — its product is MGEARRRNSQGLPPKQRKSDPKDSERIVAWLPLTRSQSQQFVALTTRGAWIGIGGLVVFWIVVRFIGPAAGWWTLADMP
- a CDS encoding helicase, encoding MLEVQAHQQLKQLLHLEEMPWEHHLTLSRLIGRSLRRQDRTRIRLSAGERDRWWLGLLVPLCLHSEDCVLVLDERQRQRFLQVELPRLRQGGLRLACWSGSSAPPGPQLWLLSPAELVNVHRQGGFKPSHQLIIPEAESLAHHLRQAMGLTIATQDWDRLRQAYPAAGPALLDLHERLSRQLFAASSRSSCELPMPSSALVSLRDLIGLLGSSPEPWTELLTLQSSQWASWAHLDHNLLQWTWTLQPLEPLQTLRSLLEQHPSILLQTDGVSLERPRHTAERTPESGAVVDIQLHDRMHTEPLQLFAPRRQPLPNTAIYAEHLLDQCRRLILGRRGLTLVLLDDPGLRQKLTSELAGEFGSRVIHQGTAPEANGVICCSWSWWMNHQNQLPALDQLIVALLPVSSLEDPLTAARVESLKKLGRDWFRDLLLPEALAKLVPAIAPLRQSGGRLAILDGRVRARSWGKQVLRALEPWSPLQRLLPD
- a CDS encoding prephenate/arogenate dehydrogenase; protein product: MSEIDPMDQGQAVQPWWIQRVGVVGMGLIGGSIALDLSQQGVEVQGLVHREVTAERARSRGLAPLVSTDPSCLQDCDLVILALPLALLLAPEESLLKALPEQAVVTDVGSVKAEVLAVWRDLHPRFVGSHPMAGTAQAGVDSGFPGLFCGRPWVSTPESATDPVALELIHQLALRLGSHWLTADAARHDQAVALISHLPVIVSAALLRAVGEERDPAVLDLARTLASSGFADTSRVGGGNPALGTAMTAHNTQAVLRSLAAYRWSLEQLEEAILEGHWAQLEKELEKTQSLRPQFLSE